The Acidobacteriaceae bacterium nucleotide sequence CCGGAGCCCCGACCAGCGGCGAGGGGGTGTAGTTTGCGTCGGGGATGATGCGGACCGTGCTCAGCAGGTAGAGCCGCCGCGCCTGGGCGGGGATGTCCGTGGTGGGGAAGTGCAGGCCAAGGCATGAAGGCAGGAGGCCGTTGTTCACTTCAGCGAGCACGGTGCCGTGGCCTTCTTTATCGAAGCTGTAGACCATCACGCGGTCAAAGCCGGTTAGCTCTGCGGTTTGCGAGGCCAGTGCGGCGCAAACCTCGTTCTCCGAGCGCAGGCTGCCGAGCGTGGAGACGAAGTTCGTGATGACGTTGTTCATCAGTTCGGAGCTGACGAGCCGTTCCTGAACCTCGAACTCCAGCACGCGCCGCATTCCAATGCAGTGCGAGATGACGGCGAACGCTTCGCCATGCACCGAAAACGTGCCGAGGAACGTTGCCTTGGCCTCGGCCCTGACGGTGCAGATGGGGTTCGTTACCTGCGGAGAAACGCGGGTCAGCGAAAAGAGGATTTCGCGATCGAAAAGCTCGGTCAAGCGGCCGCCGAGGATGAGTTTGAGGGGGACGCCGAGAAAGCGCTCGGCGTTCTGGCTGGCCGCGACGACGTGCTCAAACGCTTCATCGAGCAGAAGGAAGAAGCCGTGTTGCTGGATGCTTCCGGAGAGGTGGATCGGTTCGTCCGCACAGGGACGGATTAGTTCGTCGCTCGAAACGATTGAGTCGGACAAGAGCCCTCCAGGCCCGGCGGACAGGATGCAGATTCACGTCAACAAGTGCTGGCAAAGCGAACGCTGCCAGCACTCTTACACTTCAGTTTGGATGCAGCTTTTGCTGCTGAGGTTGAGGCGAAAAACTCTGCGAAGCCGGGAGGTCAGGCATGCAACCCTGTCATGGCATCGCCGAAGATGTTGAACATTCGCTTTGCTGCGGCGATGACTTCGTCGGTCAGTTCGTCCGGCACAGCAGCCATCACTTCTTTGAACTCGCGCCAGCGTGCGCCGGTCTCTTCGCCGTATCCGCGGAAGTACGCCGTTCCATGTTCAGGGTTGAGGCCGAGCAGCGGCTCAACGTGACGAGCGATGTGCTGGCCGCCGAGGGTGGAGCCTTCGACGACGTACATTGCGCCCAGAAAGCCTGCGGGAGTAAGGAATGCATCGTCTGCCGGAAACACTGGCGGTGGGGTCGTGCGGCCCAACGCAGCGAGGTCGCTGACCAGTAGCGGCGCGCGCTTGCGGTTGCGGACGAGCCCGGCGTACGGCGCAGGTACGTGCTCTGCCGCCCACTGCTCCCAGCCCGCGATAAGCGGAGAAAAAC carries:
- a CDS encoding biliverdin-producing heme oxygenase — its product is MRSTAQPADNSRMDLLRLREATTPEHEAVEAKMPVMRADLSRGEYADVLACFSPLIAGWEQWAAEHVPAPYAGLVRNRKRAPLLVSDLAALGRTTPPPVFPADDAFLTPAGFLGAMYVVEGSTLGGQHIARHVEPLLGLNPEHGTAYFRGYGEETGARWREFKEVMAAVPDELTDEVIAAAKRMFNIFGDAMTGLHA